GAAGACGAACCAATAGATAAAGATTTGGAGACCTGGATTGAGGAGCTCCCATAAAAGGCCAAGGCGTTGCTCTGCATGCGCTGATTTGATCTCATATCGCGCCAACCGGCGAATCAAGGGGAAATTCTCCACCTGTTCCCGGATGATACTTCTCATTTCTTTCAGCATAAGTGTAAGTTCCTTCCGATTCATGATACATGTATTTTATTTTTATATTCGTTGATTCCACTCAAAAAAAGACAGATGCCGTCCGCGATTGCTCAAACGAACGCTCTCTCCGCATGAACGGGTCCTTGCCCGGTCGATTCCGACTCGCCTCCTTTGTCCACTCATTCGTGCATGGCAGAAGCAATACTTCCTATATACACTTAATCAATTCTAGCTATCGTGAAAAAGCGTGTCAATGTATTGGACGAACCGACACCAAACTGTAGTTTTTCAGGCACGACAAAAACCGGCGGGTACACCACCGGTCATCTCCTAGTTTGTTTCCTTACGCATGATTAAAATGTGGAAACTCAATCGTCGTCGGTGGTGATGCGAGCCCCCATACGAGGAGGACCGTGATCACACAAATAATGCCGACGAGGACACCGCCTCGAATCGTATCATTCATCTATCGTTGCCTCTTTTCATCCGAACTGTCTATATACTGAAATCATACAATATTTAGCAATTCAGGACCACTAAAAAATCGACATTTAATGGTAATGTTTAACGATTGGTAATATTCTTTCGTTTCATTTTTATTTAAGACAAGATATAATGAAAGCGTTATCATTTACTTATGAAGACGAACGTTCGGATTCTCAAGCTTACGAGCAAACGACTCCCGTGGGTTGTCTTGTCGTCGGACCTAAGAATTTACGTTATTTACAAAAGGTTCATCCCACGAAGCTTTCCGAACCCTTTATAGTAGAAGAAGAGGTCAACGATCGCATCGCGACCTTGCATTCATACCCCACTCTTGAAGGAGGATTTTTACGTATGTACAAATCAAAACCGCTTTACGCGGCAGCTGTTGCTGTCGCCCTGACGACATCGGCAATCGTGCCAGTTGCTCAAACGACAGTTTCGGCTGCAACACATGTCAAAGTCAAAACGGTCAAACTCAAGTCACTCGTCTTCACGAAAGGTGCTCCGGTCAAACTCCCTGCTACATATAAAGGTGAGAAGATCACGTGGAAATCTTACGATCGCCATGCGTTCAACCGTTATCAAACGGTCAAAGGCACATACGGTAAGAAAAAGAATCCAATTGAAATCAAGATCTACATTCAGAACTACGCCGTGAAGTTCGTCGAGAAGGTTGCGGATCAGACGATCTACGTCGATCAAAAACCAGAATTGCCGAAAACATTAGCTGTTCTCTATGCGACAGGTCGCATCTATGACAAGCCAGTCCGCTGGTCGAAAGTTGATACGAGCGAAGCGGGTGTGAAATATGCGGTCGCAAGTTATACACGTCTTGGTAAGACGATTACATTAAAAGCAAAAATCACGGTGCTTGACGTCAACACGGATGATTTCTCAATCGGTTTGATGCATACGAACGACACGCATGCGAACCTCGATAAAGCACCGAAACGTGCAACTGTCATTAAAGACCTTCGCTCTGCTTACCGCGCAGCAGGTAAACCATCGCTTCTTTTAGATGCAGGTGACGTCTTCTCCGGATCACTCTACTTCAACAAGTTCCTTGGTCAAGCTGATCTTGAACTGATGAACTACATGAAGTACGACATGATGACATTCGGTAACCACGAGTTCGATCTCGGGGATACAGACAACAACATCGCTTTGAAGAACTTCGTCACTGCTGCGAAATTCCCGTTCATCACGGCGAACGTCGATTTCAGTAAAAACGAACTCTTCAACGGTCTACAAAAGAAAACAATCACAGCCGGACCAGAGCGTGGCAAAATCTATCAAGGGATCATCAAGGAATACAAAGGACAAAAAATCGGCTTCTTCGGTTTGACGACTGAAGAAACTGCTGATATCGCAAGCCCAGGTACGGTGGCGTTCGCGAACTACATCACGAGTGCGAAAGCGGCCGTGAAGAAACTCGAAGATCGTGGCGTCAATAAAATCGTCGCCTTGACACATATCGGATTCGATGACAACGAAGCAATCGATAACGATCAACTGCTCGCACGTAACGTCGACGGGATCGACGTCATCGTCGGTGGTCACTCGCATACGAAACTTGAAAAACCAGTCGTTGTCGACGAAACGGTCGTACCAGGCAAAACAGAACCAACGATCATCGCTCAAGCATACCAATACGGTGATTTCCTCGGAAATCTTGATTTGACGTTCGACTACAAAGGGAAGTTGACGGAGTACAACGGATCACTGATCGACGTTTCAAAAGCAGTTGAAGACGTTCGTGCAGCTGAAATCCTCAAACCATATGCAGATCAAATCGCTGAATTGAAAAACGAAGAAGTCGGTGCGAATATCGTTAATGCTCTTCCAAACCCACGTGGTGAAGTCAGTGTCCGTAACAGCGAAACAGCTCTCGGAAACTTGATCACGGACGGCATGCTCAAAAAAGCAAAAGAATACAATACAGATACAGTCATCGCGATGCAAAACGGTGGTGGGATCCGTGCTGCTATCGATGCCGGACCACTCACAGTCGGTGAAGTCTTAACGACGCTTCCATTCGGTAACACGCTTGCGACAGCTAAAATGACAGGAGAAGAAATCAAAAACCTTCTTGAAATCAGTGTCGGGATTGCACCAAAAGAAAATGGTGGTTTCCTCCATGTCTCTGGTATGAAATTCGAATACGATAGCACAAAAGCGGCCGGTGAACGCGTCACGAAGATGGAAGTGAACAATAACGGCACATTCGAAGTCATCGATCCAGCGAAGACATATGTCATCGCAACGAATGCCTTCACAGCTAAAGGTGGCGATGGTCTCACACCATTCGAGACGGCTTACAAAGCTGGTCGCGTCACGGACCTCGGTCTCTCTGACTGGGAAAACCTACGTGATTTCACGAAATCACTCGGTCAAGTCGACTACAAGATTGAAGGTCGCATCGTCGATACATCAAAACTTCCAAACTAATACGAACAAAAAACAACCGCAGGTCTTCTCGATTCGTTCGAGAACGCCTGCGGTTGTTATGTTATAGTGTCTGCGCTGAGTTTTGCTTCAACAGCTCAATGATTTCATCGAGTTCATACTCTTGTGCCAACATAAGTGGCGTAAAGCCATCCGCGTTTTTGATCGACGGATCAGCGCCGTGCTCGAGTAAGAGCTTGACGGTCTCTTTCCCTTCCCCTTCAACAGCATGATGAAGAGGCGTGAACTTGTCGGCATCTTGTTGATTGACCATTTCGCCTCGCTTCAAGTATAGGTCGACGAGTTCATCGTTGTTACTAAAGACTGCCGTAATGAACGGTCGTTCGCCGAACTCATTGACAGCATCGACATCACTGCCTGCTGCAAGCAATTCCTTAAAGACCGATTCGAGTCCTGTGCTCGATTTCCGGTACCCGAGATAATGCAACGCCGTATCGCCATCGGCATCGACTGCCTTCATATCACTTTCCGGAATCAGTCGATGTATGTCTTCGAGCTTCCCTTTTTGAATCGCTGCCATCAACTCCGTCTCGTTGAGATCCTGACCATTCGTCTTCGTCGTGACGTTCTCGTCACTCGTTTCTTTTTTTGCCTCAATCGCCCCTTCGTCTAACAGCATACCTGCCGTCGTGCTAACGAGGAATATTGCCATTAGAATGCTACCTGCGACGACGAAGCCTTGACCATATCGAAAGAGTGGGCGCGGACGTTCGATTGGCTCACCCGTTAAGTGCAACCTTTCGAGTAAAGAAAGTTCGGTTCGTAACGCTTCATACAATAATATAGAAAACGTCCGTTGTTGCCGTTTCTCCTCGACGTAGATAGCTGTATCTGTCGTTGCTAGAAGTGTTGGTCCGAGCACATCCTCAAACATGGCTTGTCGCGCGTATAAGGGCGAAACAAGTGGTAGGACCATCTGGTGACGGGTCCGAGCACATGCCCTCATGTAAGCCGGACGTAAAAACGGAATCCAACTGCCAATCCATAGTAAGATTTGCTTTTCCTGATGGTTCCGTTTGATTCGTGCCAGTTCAAGTAACAATCGGAAACGACGAATCTCTGTCAATTCTAGATACGACGTCGGTAGGACAATCAAATACTTTTGGAATAGGCCAATGACGTGCGGTCGTTTTACGTCATCTTGGAAATAGATTTCTGGCATCCGCCATAGTTGCAACTGTTCTGTATGTATACGGATTTGCTCGAACAACTCTGGAAACTGCTCGGCACTCAAGCGAACTCCTTCACTTCGAATCCGGGAGACCCGTTGCCATTGCCGTAGCCAGAGTATTAACAATAGGATCACAAGACCCACCATCACATAAATACCGGGCTGCCCTGTTTCAAACACTAACCCAATGATGCCACCCACTGTCAAAATGGCGATGCTTAACAACAAACTAAAGTAGACGGTCTCTTTGCGGGTCACCGCTCTTCTGATCCGGTGCGCGGGATCAATCCGTTCTTTCGTCTCCTGCTCCATACGTCATCTCCCTCATCTATCACGTAATTCACCTATCACGTAATTCACCGTTTTCTCTTCCTTCTTATCTTAACGGTTATTCCCTCGAAGTTCCAAGGGAATCCTTTCCTGACATACCAAAAGAATATTCAGATAACTTATATTTTCACCTATTCTTTGATAACGTAACTTTTTTTCCTGATTATTCATTATATATGGAATAAAATTTCGCATATTCTATTTTAGAGCGATTTTTGTTGATTTTTCAGCATTCATACGCAATTCTCATAATAAAGCAACCTGTCGTTCGAACCACTATTTTTTTATTGATAGGTAGGACAAAAGTCACTTTTTTTGATTGCAGAAAAATTTGCAATACCATATAATAACTAATAGGAAGAAGAATATGGGAGTGGTTTTCTTGGGTTTATTTAATTTAATAAAAAAGGACTATACCGTCCAGTATCAAGTATTACGCGGAGATGAGAT
This region of Exiguobacterium acetylicum DSM 20416 genomic DNA includes:
- a CDS encoding ankyrin repeat domain-containing protein, with protein sequence MEQETKERIDPAHRIRRAVTRKETVYFSLLLSIAILTVGGIIGLVFETGQPGIYVMVGLVILLLILWLRQWQRVSRIRSEGVRLSAEQFPELFEQIRIHTEQLQLWRMPEIYFQDDVKRPHVIGLFQKYLIVLPTSYLELTEIRRFRLLLELARIKRNHQEKQILLWIGSWIPFLRPAYMRACARTRHQMVLPLVSPLYARQAMFEDVLGPTLLATTDTAIYVEEKRQQRTFSILLYEALRTELSLLERLHLTGEPIERPRPLFRYGQGFVVAGSILMAIFLVSTTAGMLLDEGAIEAKKETSDENVTTKTNGQDLNETELMAAIQKGKLEDIHRLIPESDMKAVDADGDTALHYLGYRKSSTGLESVFKELLAAGSDVDAVNEFGERPFITAVFSNNDELVDLYLKRGEMVNQQDADKFTPLHHAVEGEGKETVKLLLEHGADPSIKNADGFTPLMLAQEYELDEIIELLKQNSAQTL
- a CDS encoding 5'-nucleotidase C-terminal domain-containing protein, which gives rise to MYKSKPLYAAAVAVALTTSAIVPVAQTTVSAATHVKVKTVKLKSLVFTKGAPVKLPATYKGEKITWKSYDRHAFNRYQTVKGTYGKKKNPIEIKIYIQNYAVKFVEKVADQTIYVDQKPELPKTLAVLYATGRIYDKPVRWSKVDTSEAGVKYAVASYTRLGKTITLKAKITVLDVNTDDFSIGLMHTNDTHANLDKAPKRATVIKDLRSAYRAAGKPSLLLDAGDVFSGSLYFNKFLGQADLELMNYMKYDMMTFGNHEFDLGDTDNNIALKNFVTAAKFPFITANVDFSKNELFNGLQKKTITAGPERGKIYQGIIKEYKGQKIGFFGLTTEETADIASPGTVAFANYITSAKAAVKKLEDRGVNKIVALTHIGFDDNEAIDNDQLLARNVDGIDVIVGGHSHTKLEKPVVVDETVVPGKTEPTIIAQAYQYGDFLGNLDLTFDYKGKLTEYNGSLIDVSKAVEDVRAAEILKPYADQIAELKNEEVGANIVNALPNPRGEVSVRNSETALGNLITDGMLKKAKEYNTDTVIAMQNGGGIRAAIDAGPLTVGEVLTTLPFGNTLATAKMTGEEIKNLLEISVGIAPKENGGFLHVSGMKFEYDSTKAAGERVTKMEVNNNGTFEVIDPAKTYVIATNAFTAKGGDGLTPFETAYKAGRVTDLGLSDWENLRDFTKSLGQVDYKIEGRIVDTSKLPN